The following are from one region of the Strix aluco isolate bStrAlu1 chromosome 30, bStrAlu1.hap1, whole genome shotgun sequence genome:
- the LOC141916666 gene encoding uncharacterized protein LOC141916666 — MSYYEQCKQPCLPPPICVQKCTPCAEPCKTVCVEPCSDVCVKPCCTPCVEVCATPCATQCTTSCTTQCVEPCATQCTTTCTTQCVEPCGTQCVQPCPIQCVEPCGTQCVEPCPIQCVEPCGTQCVEPCPIQCVEPCSTQCVEVCPPKCIDVCVKPCATQCPTQCSTPCVEPCVTQCRTKCVEPCPPACVEVCTTKCVDSCETVCRESRGTVCSRRC, encoded by the coding sequence ATGTCTTACTACGAGCAGTGcaagcagccctgcctgccccctcccaTTTGTGTGCAGAAATGCACCCCATGTGCGGAGCCTTGCAAGACGGTGTGCGTGGAGCCCTGCAGTGATGTCTGCGTGAAGCCGTGCTGCACGCCATGCGTGGAGGTCTGCGCGACGCCCTGTGCCACCCAGTGCACCACGTCCTGCACCACTCAGTGCGTGGAGCCTTGTGCCACCCAGTGCACCACGACCTGCACCACCCAGTGTGTGGAGCCCTGCGGCACCCAGtgtgtgcagccctgccccatccAGTGTGTGGAGCCCTGCGGCACCCAGTGCGTGGAGCCCTGCCCCATCCAGTGTGTGGAGCCCTGCGGCACCCAGTGCGTGGAGCCCTGCCCCATCCAGTGCGTggagccctgcagcacccagtgCGTGGAGGTCTGCCCCCCTAAGTGCATCGACGTCTGCGTAAAGCCATGTGCCACTCAGTGCCCAACCCAGTGCTCCACCCCGTGCGTGGAGCCCTGCGTCACCCAGTGCCGCACCAAGTGCGTGGAGCCCTGCCCACCCGCCTGCGTGGAGGTGTGTACCACCAAGTGCGTTGATTCATGCGAGACGGTGTGCCGGGAGTCGCGTGGCACCGTCTGCTCTCGCCGGTGCTGA